Proteins encoded by one window of Salvia splendens isolate huo1 chromosome 5, SspV2, whole genome shotgun sequence:
- the LOC121804462 gene encoding EIN3-binding F-box protein 1-like, whose amino-acid sequence MSEVFDFSDVGAFRSGSFLPNPKDSSLFLSPANLVDLYLLPHKRSRVCAPFVVSEEAKQQPSIEVLPDECLFEVFRRLPGGKERSACACVSKHWLMLLSSITRDEVSVPQVNQSKSQEVDEIKADEEESNGYLSRSLEGKKATDVRLAAIAVGTAGRGGLGKLSIRGNASTRGLTNLGLKAISRGSPSLRALSLWNLSSISDEGLSDVANGCRSLEKIDLCNCPSLTDKGLIAIAMNCPNLMSVAVESCSNIGNETLQALGRFCPKLKCVSIKNCPLVGDQGIASLFTSAGHNLTKTKLESLNITDVSLAVIGHYGREMTDLSLVDLQNVNERGFWVMGKGQGLQKLGSLSVTACQGASDLGLGAVGEGCPNLKLFAVRKCLRISDNGVVSFAKVAGSLESLQIEECHMITQRGFFGILANCGEKLKALALANCLGIRDMNFGFLLAPHCDSLRSLTIRNCPGFDDSGLCLLAKICPKLTHVDLSGLESITDAGIVPLVQSSKAGLVKVNLSKCINLSDNAVSAISKLHGETIELLNLDGCRRVTDTSLIEIARNCLSLSELDVSQSGITDYGVTALAAAKQMNLQILSVAGCSLISDKSVPFLMALGKTLVGMNIQHCPGISFGATSNLLDQLWRCDILY is encoded by the exons ATGTCAGAAGTCTTCGATTTCAGTG ATGTTGGTGCTTTTCGCTCAGGGAGCTTTCTCCCGAACCCGAAGGACTCAAGTCTATTCTTGTCTCCTGCTAACCTTGTGGATCTTTATCTTTTGCCTCACAAAAGATCTAGAGTCTGTGCTCCGTTTGTCGTCTCTGAGGAGGCAAAACAGCAGCCATCGATTGAAGTTCTTCCCGATGAGTGTCTCTTCGAGGTTTTCAGACGTCTTCCTGGAGGCAAAGAGAGGAGTGCTTGTGCCTGTGTGTCGAAGCACTGGCTCATGCTTTTAAGTAGCATTACAAGGGACGAAGTATCTGTTCCACAAGTGAATCAATCAAAATCTCAGGAGGTTGATGAGATTAAGGCTGATGAAGAAGAATCTAACGGGTATCTCTCTAGAAGCTTGGAGGGGAAAAAGGCAACAGATGTGAGACTTGCTGCAATAGCTGTTGGAACTGCGGGCCGTGGAGGTCTGGGTAAGCTTTCCATCCGGGGAAATGCATCTACTCGGGGGCTGACAAATCTTGGCCTCAAGGCCATATCCCGTGGTTCTCCCTCTCTACGAGCCCTTTCTCTTTGGAACCTATCTTCAATTTCTGATGAAGGATTAAGTGACGTAGCAAATGGGTGCCGATCTCTTGAGAAAATTGACCTCTGCAATTGCCCTTCATTGACCGACAAAGGTCTAATTGCGATTGCAATGAACTGCCCCAATCTGATGTCAGTTGCAGTGGAATCATGCTCTAACATTGGTAACGAAACTCTTCAAGCTTTGGGCCGCTTCTGCCCCAAACTCAAGTGCGTGAGTATTAAAAACTGCCCACTTGTTGGTGACCAGGGAATTGCCAGTCTATTTACATCAGCTGGTCACAACCTGACAAAGACAAAACTTGAGTCACTCAACATTACAGATGTATCCCTTGCTGTCATTGGACACTATGGGAGAGAAATGACTGATCTTTCACTCGTTGACCTACAAAATGTGAATGAGAGGGGTTTCTGGGTGATGGGTAAAGGTCAAGGTCTACAAAAGTTGGGATCTTTATCTGTAACTGCTTGCCAGGGAGCTTCTGATTTAGGGCTTGGAGCTGTGGGTGAAGGGTGCCCCAATCTTAAGCTGTTTGCTGTCAGAAAATGTCTGCGCATTTCTGACAATGGGGTCGTATCATTTGCCAAAGTTGCTGGTTCACTTGAAAGCCTTCAAATTGAAGAGTGCCACATGATCACCCAACGTGGCTTTTTTGGCATCCTTGCAAACTGCGGTGAGAAATTGAAGGCTCTTGCACTGGCAAACTGCTTGGGGATTCGCGACATGAACTTTGGATTTCTATTGGCGCCTCACTGTGACTCCCTCAGATCATTGACCATCCGCAACTGTCCTGGCTTTGATGACTCTGGCTTGTGCTTGTTGGCTAAAATCTGCCCCAAATTGACTCACGTTGATCTTAGTGGCCTTGAGAGTATAACGGATGCTGGCATTGTACCCCTTGTTCAGAGCTCAAAGGCTGGTCTAGTGAAGGTCAATCTGAGTAAATGCATCAACCTGTCTGACAATGCTGTCTCGGCCATCTCAAAGCTTCATGGAGAAACTATCGAACTACTAAACCTCGACGGCTGCAGACGTGTCACTGACACAAGCTTGATCGAAATCGCTAGGAATTGCCTGTCGCTCAGCGAATTGGATGTTTCCCAGTCAGGGATAACAGATTACGGAGTTACAGCCTTGGCAGCAGCCAAGCAGATGAATTTGCAGATACTATCTGTTGCAGGATGCTCTTTGATATCCGACAAAAGTGTGCCTTTTCTGATGGCTTTGGGCAAGACTCTGGTGGGGATGAACATCCAGCATTGCCCTGGAATCAGCTTTGGCGCCACCAGCAATCTCCTTGATCAATTGTGGAGGTGCGACATACTTTATTAA